A genomic stretch from Flavobacterium humidisoli includes:
- a CDS encoding RagB/SusD family nutrient uptake outer membrane protein, with protein sequence MKKYIALLCLGTMTFFSCSDLEEKPVGIIRPDNFFNNTDDLQAAVNGAFANIGHNNYWGREFTIALMLRDDMSDIGDRTTQAARIDVNDMSMNDTNALVANFWPQSYVIITAANQAIEGAKKTPGDPAKVNAIVAQAYFARAFAYYHLVRLFGDIPYVDFVVNDVSQINSIGKTKEADVYPKIIADLEFAKQWLDDKPKVKAVPGKGTAAGYLASVYLTLGNFQKAYDEAKYVITNEAKFGLGLDADFQDLFNATKTASLKEPLFTIDFNNLTSGNYGQDYTAFFTGSLKDDSYSYGQGFSVAVPSLKVFNTWDQRDYRRAVSFDTIIRKKTGPGGALQVYPSSDNEKAPRPHIAKYFRFPGKAGANGRTSQHNYITMRFAEVLLTAAEALNEINPGTTEADGYVNRVRARARNKAGKLVSFPANVTPGLSQSDFRKMVIDERRLELAFEYVRWYDIKRLKIGPEVFGPNGLEPHANFDPNRDYLWPLPGTELAINPNLKPNNLGY encoded by the coding sequence ATGAAAAAATATATAGCTCTTCTTTGCTTAGGAACAATGACTTTTTTCAGCTGTTCTGATCTAGAAGAAAAACCAGTAGGAATTATTCGTCCAGACAACTTTTTTAATAATACAGATGATTTGCAGGCCGCAGTAAATGGCGCTTTTGCCAATATTGGCCACAATAATTATTGGGGAAGAGAATTTACAATTGCCCTTATGCTTCGTGACGACATGTCTGATATTGGCGACAGAACAACACAAGCAGCTCGTATCGATGTAAACGACATGTCTATGAACGATACCAACGCTCTTGTGGCAAACTTTTGGCCTCAATCGTATGTAATTATCACTGCAGCAAATCAAGCGATTGAAGGTGCTAAGAAAACACCTGGAGATCCTGCAAAAGTAAATGCTATTGTCGCTCAGGCTTATTTTGCAAGAGCTTTTGCTTATTATCATTTAGTACGCCTTTTTGGCGATATTCCTTACGTTGATTTTGTGGTAAACGATGTTAGTCAGATAAATTCTATTGGTAAAACAAAAGAAGCTGATGTTTATCCAAAAATTATTGCCGATTTAGAATTTGCGAAACAATGGCTGGACGATAAACCAAAAGTAAAGGCCGTTCCAGGAAAAGGTACAGCAGCAGGTTATTTAGCTTCTGTTTATTTGACTTTAGGAAATTTTCAAAAAGCATATGATGAAGCCAAATATGTGATTACAAACGAAGCGAAATTTGGTTTAGGTCTTGATGCTGATTTTCAGGATTTGTTCAATGCTACCAAAACAGCTTCATTAAAAGAGCCACTTTTTACAATCGACTTTAACAACTTAACCTCTGGAAATTACGGTCAGGATTATACGGCGTTTTTTACAGGATCATTAAAAGATGACAGTTATAGCTACGGACAAGGATTCTCTGTTGCCGTGCCGTCTTTAAAAGTTTTTAATACTTGGGATCAGAGGGATTATAGAAGAGCGGTAAGTTTTGATACCATCATTAGAAAGAAAACAGGACCAGGAGGAGCTTTGCAAGTGTATCCTTCAAGCGATAATGAGAAAGCGCCTCGTCCGCACATTGCTAAATATTTCCGCTTTCCAGGAAAAGCAGGTGCTAACGGAAGAACTTCTCAGCACAATTATATCACAATGCGTTTTGCAGAAGTTTTATTAACTGCAGCTGAAGCTTTAAACGAAATTAATCCGGGAACAACAGAAGCTGATGGTTATGTAAACCGTGTTCGTGCCAGAGCAAGAAATAAAGCAGGAAAATTAGTTTCGTTTCCAGCAAACGTAACTCCTGGGCTTTCTCAGTCAGATTTTAGAAAAATGGTTATTGATGAAAGAAGATTAGAACTGGCTTTTGAATATGTAAGATGGTACGACATTAAACGATTAAAAATCGGACCAGAAGTATTCGGACCAAATGGTCTAGAACCGCATGCTAATTTTGATCCAAACAGAGATTATCTATGGCCATTGCCAGGAACAGAATTGGCTATTAATCCGAATCTAAAACCAAATAATCTTGGTTATTAA